A single region of the Eleginops maclovinus isolate JMC-PN-2008 ecotype Puerto Natales chromosome 4, JC_Emac_rtc_rv5, whole genome shotgun sequence genome encodes:
- the cptp gene encoding LOW QUALITY PROTEIN: ceramide-1-phosphate transfer protein (The sequence of the model RefSeq protein was modified relative to this genomic sequence to represent the inferred CDS: deleted 1 base in 1 codon) — MSDQFCLQEVIDSFRLSLSDTKEVSLDHYVEGWRGLVKLLNSLGSVFGFISKDAVNKIDILVSLRGGPGGAHYVSLQSMVQYELQSELVDQKQRGGHPESGCRTLLRLHRALRWLQLFLEGLRVSGEDGSPPALCSQAYHQSLAQHHPWLIRTAAGVAFRMLPSRASFLQLMNAGPPEQAVLVLGEALPLLGEVYSITEELYAQHNLLNLP, encoded by the exons ATGTCGGATCAGTTCTGCCTGCAGGAAGTGATCGACTCCTTCAGACTCAGTCTGTCCGACACCAAGGAGGTTTCTCTGGACCACTATGTGGAGGGCTGGAGGGGGCTGGTCAA GTTGCTGAACAGCCTGGGCAGTGTGTTCGGCTTCATCTCCAAAGACGCAGTCAACAAGATCGACATCCTGGTGTCTCTGCGGGGGGGTCCCGGGGGGGCTCACTACGTGTCGTTGCAGTCGATGGTGCAGTACGAGCTGCAGAGCGAGCTGGTGGACCAGAAGCAGCGG GGGGGCCACCCCGAGTCCGGCTGCAGGACGCTGCTGCGACTGCACCGGGCGCTGCGCTGGCTGCAGCTCTTCCTGGAGGGGCTGCGCGTCAGCGGGGAGGACGGCAGCCCCCCCGCCCTGTGCTCCCAGGCCTACCACCAGTCTCTGGCCCAGCACCACCCCTGGCTGATTCGCACCGCCGCCGGTGTGGCCTTCAGGATGCTGCCAAGCCGCGCCAGCTTCCTCCAGCTGATGAACGCGGGCCCCCCTGAGCAGGCGGTGCTGGTGCTGGGGGAGGCCCTGCCTCTTCTGGGGGAGGTGTACTCCATCACTGAGGAGCTGTATGCCCAGCACAACCTGCTCAACCTGCCTtaa
- the ints11 gene encoding integrator complex subunit 11 isoform X2 has protein sequence MPEIKVTPLGAGQDVGRSCILVSIGGKNIMLDCGMHMGYNDDRRFPDFSYITQSGRLTEFLDCVIISHFHLDHCGALPFMSEMVGYDGPIYMTHPTKAICPILLEDFRKITVDKKGETNFFTSQMIKDCMKKVVPLNLHQTVQVDDELEIKAYYAGHVLGAAMVQIKVGSESVVYTGDYNMTPDRHLGAAWMDKCRPDVLISESTYATTIRDSKRCRERDFLKKVLIPVFALGRAQELCILLETFWERMNLKAPIYFSTGLTEKANHYYKLFITWTNQKIRKTFVQRNMFEFKHIKAFDRSYADNPGPMVVFATPGMLHAGQSLQIFKKWAGNEKNMVIMPGYCVQGTIGHKILNGQRKLEMEGRSTLEVKLQVEYMSFSAHADAKGIMQLIRMAEPRSVLLVHGEAVKMEFLKGKIEQEFSIDCHMPANGETATVLTNPSVPVDISLKLLKREMALGGPLPDPKKPRTMHGTLIMKDNSLKLVSSEQALKELGLNEHQLRFTCRVQLQDQKPEPETLSRVYTHLRSVLKGSSVQLLPDGTVMVESILIKVSSSPEDPDTKTLLLSWSYQDEDLGSFLSSLLKKGLPAALC, from the exons ATGCCGGAGATCAAAGTGACGCCGCTGG GAGCCGGACAGGATGTGGGTCGGAGCTGCATCCTGGTCTCCATCGGGGGCAAAAACATCATGCTGGACTGTGGCATGCACATGGGCTACAATGATGAT AGGCGTTTCCCGGACTTCTCGTACATCACTCAGAGCGGACGGCTCACAGAGTTCCTGGACTGCGTCATCATCAG TCACTTCCACCTGGACCACTGCGGGGCCCTCCCCTTCATGAGTGAGATGGTTGGCTACGATGGGCCCATCTACATGACCCACCCCACCAAAGCCATCTGCCCCATCCTGCTGGAGGACTTCAGGAAGATCACAGTGGACAAGAAGGGGGAGACTAACTTCTTCACCTCGCAGATGATCAAGGACTGCATGAAGAAGGTGGTTCCTCTCAACCTGCACCAGACCGTCCAG gtggacGATGAGCTGGAGATAAAGGCGTATTACGCAGGTCACGTTCTGGGAGCCGCCATGGTCCAGATCAAAGTGGGCTCCGAGTCCGTGGTCTACACC GGTGACTACAACATGACTCCTGACCGACACCTGGG cgctGCATGGATGGATAAGTGCCGTCCTGACGTGCTGATCTCTGAGTCGACATACGCCACGACCATCAGAGACTCCAAacgctgcagagagagggacttCCTGAAGAAG gtccTGATCCCGGTGTTCGCTCTGGGTCGAGCTCAGGAGCTCTGCATCCTGCTGGAGACCTTCTG GGAGCGGATGAACCTGAAGGCCCCTATCTACTTCTCCACCGGGCTGACAGAGAAGGCCAACCATTACTACAAGCTGTTCATCACCTGGACCAATCAGAAGATCCGGAAGACCTTCGTACAGAGGAACATGTTCGAGTTCAAGCACATCAAGGCCTTCGACCGGTCCTACGCCGACAACCCCGGCCCCATG gtgGTGTTTGCTACGCCCGGCATGCTGCACGCCGGTCAGTCTCTGCAGATCTTTAAGAAGTGGGCCGGCAACGAGAAGAACATG GTGATCATGCCGGGTTACTGCGTGCAGGGAACCATCGGACACAAGATCCTGAACGGACAGAGGAAGCTGGAGATGGAGGGCAGATCCACG ctGGAGGTGAAGCTGCAGGTGGAGTACATGTCGTTCAGCGCTCACGCCGATGCTAAAGGCATCATGCAGCTGATCCGCATGGCGGAGCCGCGCAGCGTGCTGCTGGTGCACGGAGAGGCCGTGAAGATGGAGTTCCTGAAGGGGAAGATCGAGCAGGAGTTCA GCATCGACTGCCACATGCCGGCTAACGGAGAGACGGCCACGGTGCTGACCAACCCCAGCGTCCCGGTGGACATctctctgaagctgctgaaGAGGGAGATGGCTCTGGGGG GGCCGCTCCCCGACCCCAAGAAGCCCCGCACCATGCACGGGACCCTCATCATGAAGGACAAC AGTCTGAAGCTGGTCTCGTCGGAACAGGCTCTGAAGGAGCTGGGCCTCAACGAGCACCAGCTGCGCTTCACCTGCAGAGTCCAGTTGCAGGACCAGAAGCCAGAACCAGAGACCCTCAGCAGAGTctacacacacctgaggag tgttttgaaGGGCTCCTCGGTGCAGTTGCTCCCTGATGGCACCGTCATGGTGGAGTCCATTCTCATCAAGGTgtcctcctcacctgaagaCCCCGACACCAAGACCCTGCTGCTGTCCTGGAGCTACCAG GACGAAGATCTGGGCAGCttcctgtcctctctgctgaagAAAGGACTTCCTGCTGCGCTTTGCTGA
- the ints11 gene encoding integrator complex subunit 11 isoform X1: MPEIKVTPLGAGQDVGRSCILVSIGGKNIMLDCGMHMGYNDDRRFPDFSYITQSGRLTEFLDCVIISHFHLDHCGALPFMSEMVGYDGPIYMTHPTKAICPILLEDFRKITVDKKGETNFFTSQMIKDCMKKVVPLNLHQTVQVDDELEIKAYYAGHVLGAAMVQIKVGSESVVYTGDYNMTPDRHLGAAWMDKCRPDVLISESTYATTIRDSKRCRERDFLKKVHESIERGGKVLIPVFALGRAQELCILLETFWERMNLKAPIYFSTGLTEKANHYYKLFITWTNQKIRKTFVQRNMFEFKHIKAFDRSYADNPGPMVVFATPGMLHAGQSLQIFKKWAGNEKNMVIMPGYCVQGTIGHKILNGQRKLEMEGRSTLEVKLQVEYMSFSAHADAKGIMQLIRMAEPRSVLLVHGEAVKMEFLKGKIEQEFSIDCHMPANGETATVLTNPSVPVDISLKLLKREMALGGPLPDPKKPRTMHGTLIMKDNSLKLVSSEQALKELGLNEHQLRFTCRVQLQDQKPEPETLSRVYTHLRSVLKGSSVQLLPDGTVMVESILIKVSSSPEDPDTKTLLLSWSYQDEDLGSFLSSLLKKGLPAALC, from the exons ATGCCGGAGATCAAAGTGACGCCGCTGG GAGCCGGACAGGATGTGGGTCGGAGCTGCATCCTGGTCTCCATCGGGGGCAAAAACATCATGCTGGACTGTGGCATGCACATGGGCTACAATGATGAT AGGCGTTTCCCGGACTTCTCGTACATCACTCAGAGCGGACGGCTCACAGAGTTCCTGGACTGCGTCATCATCAG TCACTTCCACCTGGACCACTGCGGGGCCCTCCCCTTCATGAGTGAGATGGTTGGCTACGATGGGCCCATCTACATGACCCACCCCACCAAAGCCATCTGCCCCATCCTGCTGGAGGACTTCAGGAAGATCACAGTGGACAAGAAGGGGGAGACTAACTTCTTCACCTCGCAGATGATCAAGGACTGCATGAAGAAGGTGGTTCCTCTCAACCTGCACCAGACCGTCCAG gtggacGATGAGCTGGAGATAAAGGCGTATTACGCAGGTCACGTTCTGGGAGCCGCCATGGTCCAGATCAAAGTGGGCTCCGAGTCCGTGGTCTACACC GGTGACTACAACATGACTCCTGACCGACACCTGGG cgctGCATGGATGGATAAGTGCCGTCCTGACGTGCTGATCTCTGAGTCGACATACGCCACGACCATCAGAGACTCCAAacgctgcagagagagggacttCCTGAAGAAGGTGCATGAGAGCATCGAGAGGGGGGGCAAG gtccTGATCCCGGTGTTCGCTCTGGGTCGAGCTCAGGAGCTCTGCATCCTGCTGGAGACCTTCTG GGAGCGGATGAACCTGAAGGCCCCTATCTACTTCTCCACCGGGCTGACAGAGAAGGCCAACCATTACTACAAGCTGTTCATCACCTGGACCAATCAGAAGATCCGGAAGACCTTCGTACAGAGGAACATGTTCGAGTTCAAGCACATCAAGGCCTTCGACCGGTCCTACGCCGACAACCCCGGCCCCATG gtgGTGTTTGCTACGCCCGGCATGCTGCACGCCGGTCAGTCTCTGCAGATCTTTAAGAAGTGGGCCGGCAACGAGAAGAACATG GTGATCATGCCGGGTTACTGCGTGCAGGGAACCATCGGACACAAGATCCTGAACGGACAGAGGAAGCTGGAGATGGAGGGCAGATCCACG ctGGAGGTGAAGCTGCAGGTGGAGTACATGTCGTTCAGCGCTCACGCCGATGCTAAAGGCATCATGCAGCTGATCCGCATGGCGGAGCCGCGCAGCGTGCTGCTGGTGCACGGAGAGGCCGTGAAGATGGAGTTCCTGAAGGGGAAGATCGAGCAGGAGTTCA GCATCGACTGCCACATGCCGGCTAACGGAGAGACGGCCACGGTGCTGACCAACCCCAGCGTCCCGGTGGACATctctctgaagctgctgaaGAGGGAGATGGCTCTGGGGG GGCCGCTCCCCGACCCCAAGAAGCCCCGCACCATGCACGGGACCCTCATCATGAAGGACAAC AGTCTGAAGCTGGTCTCGTCGGAACAGGCTCTGAAGGAGCTGGGCCTCAACGAGCACCAGCTGCGCTTCACCTGCAGAGTCCAGTTGCAGGACCAGAAGCCAGAACCAGAGACCCTCAGCAGAGTctacacacacctgaggag tgttttgaaGGGCTCCTCGGTGCAGTTGCTCCCTGATGGCACCGTCATGGTGGAGTCCATTCTCATCAAGGTgtcctcctcacctgaagaCCCCGACACCAAGACCCTGCTGCTGTCCTGGAGCTACCAG GACGAAGATCTGGGCAGCttcctgtcctctctgctgaagAAAGGACTTCCTGCTGCGCTTTGCTGA
- the lhfpl4b gene encoding LHFPL tetraspan subfamily member 3 protein, with protein YVGAPPLADLSRLYQTEFVRSVRAVGVLWAVCSLCFAILQVVVLVQPAWVGTRGSVHLGVGPAPPSGTLGLFEVCVELDWPVPECRGGLSSLSPLPSFQSVAVLVGVSLWAVWTSILSLSLFRFCSAATVYKICAWLQLTAGFCLALACLLFPDSWESPEMRALCGDSVGSFSPGNCSVHWAYILALLGILDAAILATLAFVLANRQDALLPPDSKDVTTGLLMSA; from the exons tatGTCGGCGCCCCCCCCCTGGCCGACCTGTCTCGGCTCTATCAGACGGAGTTTGTGCGCAGTGTCCGGGCGGTGGGCGTCCTGTGGGCGGTGTGCTCGCTCTGCTTCGCCATCCTGCaggtggtggtgctggtgcAGCCGGCCTGGGTCGGCACCAGGGGGTCCGTCCACCTGGGGGTGGGGCCAGCCCCGCCCAGCGGCACCCTAGGACTGTTTGAG gtgtgtgtggagTTGGACTGGCCGGTCCCCGAGTGTCGAGGGGGTCTCTCTAGTCTGTCCCCGCTGCCCTCCTTCCAGTCCGTGGCGGTTCTGGTGGGAGTTTCTCTCTGGGCGGTCTGGACCAGCATCCTGAGCCTCAGCCTCTTTAGGTTCTGCAGCGCCGCCACCGTGTACAAGATCTGCGCCTGGCTGCAGCTAACCGCAG gattCTGTCTGGCGTTGGCCTGTCTTCTGTTTCCAGACTCATGGGAGAGTCCAGAGATGAGAGCTCTGTGTGGAGACTCT GTGGGCAGCTTCTCCCCAGGTAATTGCTCCGTTCACTGGGCTTACATTCTGGCTCTGCTGGGTATACTGGACGCGGCCATCCTGGCCACGCTGGCCTTCGTCCTCGCCAACAGACAGGACGCCCTGCTGCCGCCGGACTCCAAGGACG tgaCCACAGGTCTGCTGATGTCAGCGTAG
- the pcsk1nl gene encoding proprotein convertase subtilisin/kexin type 1 inhibitor, like yields the protein MASLSLLLLCSALIHAAQALPVGHSGGRGLDTSMGGVMRQRRDLLLPYEDRMMSYPANQGGGEASSLYYQSDNMRGRGLDQALQQLVERDQRREQEEEQRTAYLSALLRLLSEAESAGLVGPGDLEVVEEEEEGPQGDFQAPPPSDYDETGLRMGRPSAAWWGVMEPQLAQALLDRMEPQLAQALLQGSRPERPLQAGRGSAGHQDALRRMVARLLSSIGPSDGISGRRARRDLSAVAEPAGPAHRRARRSLDDMAPPSPSNDPPLLRVKRLEEDEPRPPTGLQRMKRIDSMATNGLEELHHGSRRRRRRAVQDYDPQILIDQILEYMRE from the exons aTGGCGTCTCTCAgcctcctgctgctctgctccgCTCTGATCCACGCCGctcag GCTCTTCCTGTAGGCCACAGTGGGGGGCGTGGCCTGGACACCTCAATGGGCGGTGTCATGCGTCAGCGCCGGGACCTCCTGTTGCCTTATGAGGACCGAATGATGTCATATCCAGCCAATCAGGGAGGAGGCGAGGCCAGCAGTCTGTACTACCAATCAGACAACAtgagggggcggggcttggACCAGGCTCTGCAGCAATTGGTGGAGAGGGACCAGAGGcgggagcaggaagaggagcagcGCACAG CCTACCTGTCCGCTCTGCTCCGCCTCCTGAGCGAGGCCGAGAGCGCGGGATTGGTCGGCCCTGGAGacctggaggtggtggaggaagaggaggagggtccACAGGGGGATTTccaggccccccccccctccgacTACGATGAGACGGGGCTGAGGATGGGGAGGCCCTCGGCCGCCTGGTGGGGGGTCATGGAGCCTCAGCTGGCTCAGGCTCTGCTGGACAG GATGGAGCCTCAGCTTGCGCAGGCTCTGCTGCAGGGATCCAGGCCAGAGCGCCCCCTGCAGGCGGGGCGGGGATCAGCAGGACACCAGGACGCTCTCAG GcgtatggttgctaggttacTGTCGAGCATCGGCCCTAGCGACGGGATCTCCGGACGCCGGGCGAGGCGGGATCTGTCTGCCGTCGCAGAGCCTGCTGGCCCCGCCCATAGGAGAGCCCGCCGTTCCCTTGACGACATGGCTCCCCCGTCTCCTAGTAACGACCCCCCCCTGCTCAGAGTGAAGCGCCTGGAGGAAGACGAGCCTCGCCCCCCCACCGGCCTGCAGAGGATGAAACGCATCGACTCCATGGCAACCAACGGCCTGGAAGAACTGCATCATGGGAGTCGTAGGCGCCGGAGGAGAGCCGTTCAGGACTACGATCCCCAGATACTGATCGATCAGATCCTGGAGTACAtgagggagtga